One Haemorhous mexicanus isolate bHaeMex1 chromosome 19, bHaeMex1.pri, whole genome shotgun sequence genomic window carries:
- the OGFOD2 gene encoding 2-oxoglutarate and iron-dependent oxygenase domain-containing protein 2 isoform X2, whose protein sequence is MTKTTSVKPGRTGEFRRFPFSPRLGICRCALPRTEAEPFEGRTEARSPAGNMSAGRPFRGCACFFTDNIFVGRFGLHVRYRDEPQLRRDHGRIEAEVQRRKQLPHQSVERRAIISKCYKPKHPEVYTLQDSFLAPEFLEIERFCTSPGADLQGLLSYLESFSDKRIYRLPVFTEQFCQALLDELENFEQSDMPKGRPNTMNNYGVLLNELGMDEPFLTPLRERLLPITALLYPELGGACLDSHKAFVVKYSVHEDLDLSSHYDNAEVTLNVSLGKEFTEGNLYFGEFSQDPSPVPKYIEVEHVGGRGLLHRGGQIHGALPIASGERWNLIVWMRSSAVRNRLCPMCRRKPELVEAEGFGDGFTEPPQGEELPQTVNVCALG, encoded by the exons ATGACAAAAACAACGAGCGTAAAGCCGGGGAGAACGGGCGAGTTCCGCCGCTTTCCGTTTTCGCCCCGGTTGGGAATTTGCCGATGCGCCCTCCCGCGGACGGAAGCGGAGCCCTTTGAGGGCAGGACCGAGGCGCGTTCGCCGGCAGGAAACATGTCCGCGGGCCGGCCGTTCCGCGGATGCGCCTGCTTCTTCACCGACAACATCTTTGTGGGGCGGTTCGGGCTCCACGTGCGGTACCGGGACGAGCCGCAGCTCCGCCGGGACCACGGCCGG ATTGAGGCAGAAGtgcagaggagaaaacagtTACCCCATCAGTCAGTGGAACGCAGAGCCATCATCTCCAAGTGCTACAAACCAAAACACCCAGAGGTGTACACTCTGCAG GATTCCTTCCTGGCCCCAGAGTTTCTGGAAATCGAGAGGTTCTGCACGTCTCCAGGTGCTGATCTCCAGGGCCTCCTGAGCTACCTCGAGTCCTTCTCAG ATAAGAGGATCTATCGGCTCCCAGTGTTCACAGAGCAGTTCTGCCAGGCCTTGCTGGATGAGCTGGAGAACTTTGAGCAGTCAGATATGCCCAAGGGCAGGCCCAACACCATGAACAACTACGGG GTTCTGCTGAACGAGCTGGGCATGGACGAGCCTTTCCTGACGCCGCTGCGGGAGCGGCTCCTGCCCATCACGGCGCTGCTGTACCCGGAGCTGGGCGGGGCCTGCCTGGACAGCCACAAAGCCTTCGTGGTCAAGTACTCCGTGCACGAGGACCTGGACCTGAGCTCTCACTACGACAACGCCGAAGTCACCTTGAACgtttccctgggaaaagaaTTCACAGAAGGAAATTTGTACTTTGGGGAATTCAGCCAG GATCCCAGCCCCGTGCCCAAGTACATCGAGGTGGAGCACGTGGGGGGCCGGGGGCTGCTGCACCGAGGGGGGCAGATCCACGGGGCGCTGCCCATCGCCTCGGGGGAGCGCTGGAACCTCATCGTGTGGATGAGATCATCGGCCGTCCGCAACCGCCTGTGCCCCATGTGCCGCAGGAAACCCGAGCTGGTGGAGGCTGAGGGCTTCGGGGACGGCTTCACGGAGCCCCCGCAGGGGGAGGAGCTGCCCCAGACCGTCAATGTCTGTGCCCTGGGCTAG
- the OGFOD2 gene encoding 2-oxoglutarate and iron-dependent oxygenase domain-containing protein 2 isoform X3 has product MTKTTSVKPGRTGEFRRFPFSPRLGICRCALPRTEAEPFEGRTEARSPAGNMSAGRPFRGCACFFTDNIFVGRFGLHVRYRDEPQLRRDHGRALRERGCRSEEQFREVLREIEAEVQRRKQLPHQSVERRAIISKCYKPKHPEVYTLQDSFLAPEFLEIERFCTSPGADLQGLLSYLESFSGSAERAGHGRAFPDAAAGAAPAHHGAAVPGAGRGLPGQPQSLRGQVLRARGPGPELSLRQRRSHLERFPGKRIHRRKFVLWGIQPGSQPRAQVHRGGARGGPGAAAPRGADPRGAAHRLGGALEPHRVDEIIGRPQPPVPHVPQETRAGGG; this is encoded by the exons ATGACAAAAACAACGAGCGTAAAGCCGGGGAGAACGGGCGAGTTCCGCCGCTTTCCGTTTTCGCCCCGGTTGGGAATTTGCCGATGCGCCCTCCCGCGGACGGAAGCGGAGCCCTTTGAGGGCAGGACCGAGGCGCGTTCGCCGGCAGGAAACATGTCCGCGGGCCGGCCGTTCCGCGGATGCGCCTGCTTCTTCACCGACAACATCTTTGTGGGGCGGTTCGGGCTCCACGTGCGGTACCGGGACGAGCCGCAGCTCCGCCGGGACCACGGCCGG GCGCTGCGGGAGCGCGGCTGCCGGAGCGAGGAGCAGTTCCgggaggtgctgagggag ATTGAGGCAGAAGtgcagaggagaaaacagtTACCCCATCAGTCAGTGGAACGCAGAGCCATCATCTCCAAGTGCTACAAACCAAAACACCCAGAGGTGTACACTCTGCAG GATTCCTTCCTGGCCCCAGAGTTTCTGGAAATCGAGAGGTTCTGCACGTCTCCAGGTGCTGATCTCCAGGGCCTCCTGAGCTACCTCGAGTCCTTCTCAG GTTCTGCTGAACGAGCTGGGCATGGACGAGCCTTTCCTGACGCCGCTGCGGGAGCGGCTCCTGCCCATCACGGCGCTGCTGTACCCGGAGCTGGGCGGGGCCTGCCTGGACAGCCACAAAGCCTTCGTGGTCAAGTACTCCGTGCACGAGGACCTGGACCTGAGCTCTCACTACGACAACGCCGAAGTCACCTTGAACgtttccctgggaaaagaaTTCACAGAAGGAAATTTGTACTTTGGGGAATTCAGCCAG GATCCCAGCCCCGTGCCCAAGTACATCGAGGTGGAGCACGTGGGGGGCCGGGGGCTGCTGCACCGAGGGGGGCAGATCCACGGGGCGCTGCCCATCGCCTCGGGGGAGCGCTGGAACCTCATCGTGTGGATGAGATCATCGGCCGTCCGCAACCGCCTGTGCCCCATGTGCCGCAGGAAACCCGAGCTGGTGGAGGCTGA
- the OGFOD2 gene encoding 2-oxoglutarate and iron-dependent oxygenase domain-containing protein 2 isoform X1 — translation MTKTTSVKPGRTGEFRRFPFSPRLGICRCALPRTEAEPFEGRTEARSPAGNMSAGRPFRGCACFFTDNIFVGRFGLHVRYRDEPQLRRDHGRALRERGCRSEEQFREVLREIEAEVQRRKQLPHQSVERRAIISKCYKPKHPEVYTLQDSFLAPEFLEIERFCTSPGADLQGLLSYLESFSDKRIYRLPVFTEQFCQALLDELENFEQSDMPKGRPNTMNNYGVLLNELGMDEPFLTPLRERLLPITALLYPELGGACLDSHKAFVVKYSVHEDLDLSSHYDNAEVTLNVSLGKEFTEGNLYFGEFSQDPSPVPKYIEVEHVGGRGLLHRGGQIHGALPIASGERWNLIVWMRSSAVRNRLCPMCRRKPELVEAEGFGDGFTEPPQGEELPQTVNVCALG, via the exons ATGACAAAAACAACGAGCGTAAAGCCGGGGAGAACGGGCGAGTTCCGCCGCTTTCCGTTTTCGCCCCGGTTGGGAATTTGCCGATGCGCCCTCCCGCGGACGGAAGCGGAGCCCTTTGAGGGCAGGACCGAGGCGCGTTCGCCGGCAGGAAACATGTCCGCGGGCCGGCCGTTCCGCGGATGCGCCTGCTTCTTCACCGACAACATCTTTGTGGGGCGGTTCGGGCTCCACGTGCGGTACCGGGACGAGCCGCAGCTCCGCCGGGACCACGGCCGG GCGCTGCGGGAGCGCGGCTGCCGGAGCGAGGAGCAGTTCCgggaggtgctgagggag ATTGAGGCAGAAGtgcagaggagaaaacagtTACCCCATCAGTCAGTGGAACGCAGAGCCATCATCTCCAAGTGCTACAAACCAAAACACCCAGAGGTGTACACTCTGCAG GATTCCTTCCTGGCCCCAGAGTTTCTGGAAATCGAGAGGTTCTGCACGTCTCCAGGTGCTGATCTCCAGGGCCTCCTGAGCTACCTCGAGTCCTTCTCAG ATAAGAGGATCTATCGGCTCCCAGTGTTCACAGAGCAGTTCTGCCAGGCCTTGCTGGATGAGCTGGAGAACTTTGAGCAGTCAGATATGCCCAAGGGCAGGCCCAACACCATGAACAACTACGGG GTTCTGCTGAACGAGCTGGGCATGGACGAGCCTTTCCTGACGCCGCTGCGGGAGCGGCTCCTGCCCATCACGGCGCTGCTGTACCCGGAGCTGGGCGGGGCCTGCCTGGACAGCCACAAAGCCTTCGTGGTCAAGTACTCCGTGCACGAGGACCTGGACCTGAGCTCTCACTACGACAACGCCGAAGTCACCTTGAACgtttccctgggaaaagaaTTCACAGAAGGAAATTTGTACTTTGGGGAATTCAGCCAG GATCCCAGCCCCGTGCCCAAGTACATCGAGGTGGAGCACGTGGGGGGCCGGGGGCTGCTGCACCGAGGGGGGCAGATCCACGGGGCGCTGCCCATCGCCTCGGGGGAGCGCTGGAACCTCATCGTGTGGATGAGATCATCGGCCGTCCGCAACCGCCTGTGCCCCATGTGCCGCAGGAAACCCGAGCTGGTGGAGGCTGAGGGCTTCGGGGACGGCTTCACGGAGCCCCCGCAGGGGGAGGAGCTGCCCCAGACCGTCAATGTCTGTGCCCTGGGCTAG
- the OGFOD2 gene encoding 2-oxoglutarate and iron-dependent oxygenase domain-containing protein 2 isoform X4, protein MPKGRPNTMNNYGVLLNELGMDEPFLTPLRERLLPITALLYPELGGACLDSHKAFVVKYSVHEDLDLSSHYDNAEVTLNVSLGKEFTEGNLYFGEFSQDPSPVPKYIEVEHVGGRGLLHRGGQIHGALPIASGERWNLIVWMRSSAVRNRLCPMCRRKPELVEAEGFGDGFTEPPQGEELPQTVNVCALG, encoded by the exons ATGCCCAAGGGCAGGCCCAACACCATGAACAACTACGGG GTTCTGCTGAACGAGCTGGGCATGGACGAGCCTTTCCTGACGCCGCTGCGGGAGCGGCTCCTGCCCATCACGGCGCTGCTGTACCCGGAGCTGGGCGGGGCCTGCCTGGACAGCCACAAAGCCTTCGTGGTCAAGTACTCCGTGCACGAGGACCTGGACCTGAGCTCTCACTACGACAACGCCGAAGTCACCTTGAACgtttccctgggaaaagaaTTCACAGAAGGAAATTTGTACTTTGGGGAATTCAGCCAG GATCCCAGCCCCGTGCCCAAGTACATCGAGGTGGAGCACGTGGGGGGCCGGGGGCTGCTGCACCGAGGGGGGCAGATCCACGGGGCGCTGCCCATCGCCTCGGGGGAGCGCTGGAACCTCATCGTGTGGATGAGATCATCGGCCGTCCGCAACCGCCTGTGCCCCATGTGCCGCAGGAAACCCGAGCTGGTGGAGGCTGAGGGCTTCGGGGACGGCTTCACGGAGCCCCCGCAGGGGGAGGAGCTGCCCCAGACCGTCAATGTCTGTGCCCTGGGCTAG